From a single Lolium rigidum isolate FL_2022 chromosome 7, APGP_CSIRO_Lrig_0.1, whole genome shotgun sequence genomic region:
- the LOC124673382 gene encoding putative F-box protein At4g22180: protein MELCSVASIMSLGSLAIQRTYLCSLVIRALPKLLGSSLKKFCNDVHPALTETIVGTLPELPQDVLMDIFATLEIPDLIRAGVVYPSWHSAYTSLQNLGLYKLSQTPCLLYTSESAGDSFAYLYSLSEKRSYKLTLPDPPLRTRCLIGSSHGWLITVDEKSEMHLVNPITCEQIALPSVITIEQVKPIFDEYGDLHKYELSWHTGTRAAYNSPSIYDLHKLRDELHYKAFVFPDTSTGSYMVVLIHNPKQQLSFARVGGDKWTWLPPHDAYEDCTYKDGLLYAVTGFGEVHVIDFSSGPAVTVEMIMQMRNVYGCGYMYIVQAPWGDLLLIWRICEDHDVEPEPGASVFWNTTEYEIYKFDLKRSKLKKINCLHDHVLFLGHNQSLCLSAREYPSLKANHVYFTDDNVLWTLRLKNNHRDMGILNLDDNNKEEVVSHQLFSNFPAPIWVTPDLRKMDVASRVD, encoded by the coding sequence ATGGAGTTATGTAGCGTTGCCTCGATAATGAGCTTAGGGAGTCTAGCTATACAGCGCACATATTTGTGCTCCCTAGTCATCAGAGCTTTGCCAAAACTGCTAGGCAGTTCACTGAAGAAATTCTGCAACGATGTTCATCCAGCACTAACCGAGACTATCGTGGGCACATTGCCAGAACTACCTCAGGACGTCTTGATGGATATCTTTGCCACCCTTGAAATCCCTGACCTCATACGTGCCGGCGTGGTCTACCCGTCTTGGCACTCTGCATATACCAGCCTACAAAACCTTGGGCTGTATAAACTATCTCAGACGCCATGCCTCCTCTATACTTCTGAATCTGCTGGTGATAGCTTTGCTTACCTCTACAGCCTCAGTGAAAAAAGATCGTACAAGTTAACTCTTCCGGATCCACCTCTCCGCACTAGGTGTTTGATAGGGTCCTCTCATGGCTGGCTGATTACTGTTGATGAAAAATCTGAGATGCATCTTGTCAACCCGATCACATGTGAACAGATTGCGCTACCTTCAGTGATCACCATCGAGCAGGTGAAGCCCATCTTCGATGAGTACGGTGATCTACACAAGTATGAATTGTCGTGGCACACTGGAACGCGTGCTGCTTATAACTCGCCATCTATTTATGATCTTCACAAGCTGCGGGATGAACTCCACTATAAGGCGTTTGTGTTCCCTGATACATCCACAGGAAGCTACATGGTGGTTCTCATCCACAATCCAAAGCAGCAGCTTTCTTTCGCAAGAGTAGGGGGTGATAAGTGGACCTGGCTTCCACCCCATGATGCCTATGAGGACTGCACTTACAAGGATGGCCTGTTGTATGCAGTGACTGGATTTGGAGAAGTTCATGTTATTGATTTTAGTAGTGGACCTGCTGTTACAGTGGAGATGATCATGCAAATGCGCAATGTGTATGGCTGTGGGTACATGTACATTGTTCAAGCTCCATGGGGCGATCTGCTGCTGATTTGGAGAATCTGTGAGGATCATGATGTAGAACCTGAACCAGGGGCATCTGTGTTTTGGAACACTACGGAATATGAAATATATAAATTTGACCTTAAAAGAAGTAAGCTTAAGAAAATCAATTGCTTGCATGACCATGTGTTGTTTCTTGGACATAATCAGTCACTTTGTCTCAGTGCTAGAGAATATCCGTCTCTCAAGGCAAATCATGTCTACTTTACTGATGATAATGTGTTATGGACATTGAGATTGAAGAATAATCATCGTGATATGGGAATTCTCAACTTGGATGATAACAACAAGGAAGAAGTTGTGTCTCATCAGCTTTTCTCCAACTTCCCGGCTCCTATTTGGGTTACACCTGATCTTAGAAAGATGGACGTGGCTTCACGagtggattga